The Lichenihabitans psoromatis genome contains a region encoding:
- a CDS encoding NmrA family NAD(P)-binding protein: MSDTVQTVALVGATGDLGHRIAAALSRKGVVVQALIRVGTSGEKQARLRATGATPVEVDFGNAAALKTALTGAACVVSSLNGLEPTILGLQGRLLDAAVAAGVPRFIPSDFSLDFTRTRPGDNRNMDLRRAFMARIDASPIHATSILNGAFADLLTGEAPIVLPKIRRILYWGDADQALDFTAKDDVAAYTADAALDAAAPRFLRIAGDVVSARDLAITMQRLTGDPYKLFRAGGIGLLSAVITIARTLTPKTDTPFPVWQGMQYMRDMSSGRGKLASLDNDRYGTRAWTRAEDVLAPFAASNPEPRR, encoded by the coding sequence ATGAGCGACACTGTTCAGACCGTCGCTCTTGTCGGCGCGACAGGCGACTTGGGTCATCGGATCGCAGCCGCTTTAAGTCGGAAGGGCGTGGTGGTCCAGGCGCTGATCCGGGTCGGCACCTCGGGCGAGAAACAAGCCCGACTCCGCGCCACGGGCGCGACGCCTGTCGAGGTCGATTTCGGAAATGCCGCGGCGCTGAAAACCGCACTCACGGGTGCGGCTTGCGTCGTCTCGTCCCTGAATGGGCTCGAGCCGACCATCCTTGGCCTGCAGGGCCGTTTGCTCGATGCAGCCGTCGCGGCGGGCGTGCCGCGCTTCATCCCGTCCGATTTCTCGCTCGACTTCACCCGGACGCGTCCCGGTGACAATCGCAACATGGACCTGCGACGCGCCTTCATGGCGCGTATCGATGCGTCGCCGATCCACGCGACCTCGATATTGAACGGCGCCTTCGCGGATTTGCTGACGGGTGAGGCTCCGATCGTTCTGCCCAAAATCCGTCGCATCCTCTACTGGGGCGATGCAGATCAAGCTCTCGACTTTACGGCGAAGGACGATGTCGCCGCTTACACGGCGGATGCAGCATTGGATGCCGCGGCGCCCCGCTTTCTCCGCATAGCCGGAGATGTCGTGAGCGCGCGCGATCTTGCGATCACAATGCAGCGGCTGACCGGTGATCCCTACAAGCTGTTTCGTGCCGGCGGCATCGGGCTGCTGAGCGCGGTCATTACGATAGCCCGGACGCTCACCCCGAAAACCGACACGCCATTCCCAGTGTGGCAGGGAATGCAATATATGCGCGACATGTCGAGCGGTCGCGGCAAACTCGCGTCCCTCGACAATGATCGTTACGGCACGAGGGCCTGGACGCGTGCCGAAGACGTGCTTGCCCCCTTCGCCGCATCAAACCCGGAGCCTCGTCGATGA
- a CDS encoding SIMPL domain-containing protein — MIGRILLSGCAVAVVLSAAPVEAQQVGPTPAPFITTEGQATAEITPDTATVSLGVVSDRPTATAATSDVAKAAQAIVDQITADGIDAKDVTTTSIALTPIYPDDVALARSTSRAPRSFRASTDLSITVKPATRAGAIVSHLVDKGANSIEGIAYTSSQQAKQLDDLKADATRDAMRQAQIYVGALGLRLGRVLEIVPGNTSADTPMMASKMARSTIMAAPAPPIPVEPGALTLRATVSVRWEILQ, encoded by the coding sequence ATGATCGGACGAATTCTGTTGAGCGGCTGTGCGGTGGCGGTGGTCTTGTCTGCCGCACCGGTCGAGGCGCAGCAGGTCGGACCCACACCCGCGCCATTCATCACGACAGAGGGGCAGGCCACCGCCGAGATCACGCCGGATACGGCAACCGTTTCACTCGGTGTCGTCAGTGATCGGCCGACCGCGACAGCCGCGACAAGCGATGTCGCCAAGGCAGCGCAAGCCATCGTCGACCAGATCACGGCCGATGGGATCGATGCGAAAGACGTGACCACGACCTCGATCGCGTTGACCCCAATTTACCCTGACGACGTCGCGCTGGCGAGATCGACCTCACGCGCACCGCGCTCGTTTCGCGCCTCGACCGATCTCAGCATCACGGTTAAACCAGCGACGCGAGCCGGCGCGATCGTGTCGCATCTGGTCGACAAAGGCGCTAATTCGATCGAGGGGATCGCCTATACGTCGAGCCAGCAGGCCAAGCAGCTCGACGATTTGAAGGCCGATGCGACGCGGGACGCGATGCGGCAAGCGCAAATCTACGTCGGGGCGCTCGGGCTGCGATTGGGGCGAGTTCTCGAGATCGTACCGGGCAACACCTCGGCCGACACGCCGATGATGGCCTCGAAAATGGCGCGCTCGACCATCATGGCGGCTCCTGCGCCCCCAATTCCAGTCGAGCCCGGCGCTCTCACACTGCGGGCGACCGTCAGCGTGCGGTGGGAAATCCTTCAGTAG
- a CDS encoding N-formylglutamate amidohydrolase, producing the protein MRHAYPDVPVVAIDGRLDGGLLLLCDHASNALPTRYGDLGLPAGEFERHIAYDIGAADATRRMAELLDAPALLATYSRLLIDPNRGAEDPTLVMRLSDGAIVPGNARIDAAEIEHRRRTYWQPYRDQIDQTLDRMMATGIVPAIVSMHSFTPSLKGHVRPWHIGLLWDADPRLTKPLLDALAHEPDLQPASDRVGDNEPYDGALPGDTIDTHATRRGLANVLIEVRQDLIATPQTAATWGERLARLLGPILAKAPLHVVSHHPSRAGQPPRPVPHADLPRPRLEETLP; encoded by the coding sequence ATGCGTCATGCCTACCCCGACGTTCCGGTCGTTGCGATCGACGGCCGTCTCGATGGCGGTCTGCTGTTGCTCTGCGACCATGCGTCCAACGCGCTGCCGACCCGCTACGGCGATCTGGGATTGCCCGCCGGCGAGTTCGAGCGGCACATCGCCTATGATATCGGGGCCGCGGACGCGACGCGCCGCATGGCCGAGTTGCTCGACGCGCCGGCCCTGCTCGCCACCTATTCGCGGCTGCTGATCGACCCCAATCGCGGGGCCGAGGATCCCACGCTCGTCATGCGCTTGTCGGACGGTGCGATCGTGCCGGGCAATGCACGGATCGACGCGGCCGAAATCGAGCATCGCCGCCGCACCTATTGGCAACCCTACCGCGACCAGATCGATCAGACGCTCGACCGCATGATGGCGACCGGCATCGTTCCGGCGATCGTATCGATGCACTCCTTCACCCCGAGCCTGAAGGGGCACGTCCGCCCCTGGCACATCGGGCTGCTGTGGGATGCCGATCCCCGCTTGACCAAGCCCCTGCTCGACGCGCTGGCTCATGAGCCGGATCTGCAACCCGCGTCCGACCGGGTCGGCGACAACGAGCCTTACGACGGGGCCCTGCCCGGCGACACGATCGACACTCATGCGACCCGACGCGGTCTCGCCAATGTGTTGATCGAGGTGCGGCAGGATCTCATCGCGACGCCGCAGACCGCCGCCACCTGGGGCGAACGACTGGCGCGCCTTCTCGGCCCGATCCTGGCCAAGGCGCCTCTTCATGTCGTGTCCCACCATCCGAGCCGGGCCGGTCAACCGCCTCGGCCCGTCCCGCATGCCGATCTGCCCCGCCCGCGCCTAGAGGAGACCTTGCCATGA
- a CDS encoding DMT family transporter, whose protein sequence is MRSVSMRSGRAAPVAALLLGALAMGISPIFVRLAEVGPFTSAFWRIGLAMPLLWTWMTLSERNRPVGTSKPVSFPRATVLAGVIFGADLFFWHLSIAHTTIANATFFATAAPVWVVVFGWLLFRQRVTSAVMIGLGLCLVGGAALVIQSMQVDLSRLQGDAYGVITGVLFGLYFLAVGAARRTSSAARVTFELSLIAVAILFVAALVLDHDFLPKHASGWAALLAIAWISHAGGQGLLSIALGQLPPVFSSLVIFLEAIVAALFAWAVLGEAVTSVQAIGGAFIVLGIWIARPRTPAVTETSGGSSLRHVVDQDRVFKDAEIK, encoded by the coding sequence ATGCGTTCCGTATCGATGCGTTCCGGTCGTGCCGCGCCCGTCGCGGCCTTGCTGCTTGGAGCGCTTGCGATGGGCATTTCGCCGATCTTCGTGAGGCTGGCGGAGGTCGGGCCATTCACCAGCGCGTTCTGGCGCATCGGCCTCGCGATGCCGCTGCTCTGGACCTGGATGACGCTGTCCGAGCGCAACCGACCGGTCGGGACATCCAAACCCGTGTCCTTTCCGCGCGCCACGGTCCTGGCCGGCGTCATCTTCGGCGCCGATCTCTTCTTTTGGCACCTCTCCATCGCCCATACGACGATCGCCAATGCGACATTCTTCGCGACGGCGGCCCCGGTCTGGGTCGTCGTCTTCGGTTGGCTGTTGTTCCGTCAACGCGTGACCTCGGCGGTCATGATTGGGCTGGGTCTCTGCCTCGTCGGGGGCGCCGCGCTCGTGATCCAGAGCATGCAGGTCGATCTGTCGCGTCTGCAGGGTGATGCCTATGGCGTCATTACCGGCGTGCTGTTCGGCCTATACTTTCTTGCGGTCGGTGCGGCCCGCCGCACGTCGAGCGCCGCACGCGTCACGTTTGAACTCAGTCTCATCGCGGTCGCGATCCTGTTCGTCGCGGCGCTGGTTCTCGACCATGATTTCCTCCCCAAACACGCAAGCGGCTGGGCGGCCCTGTTGGCGATCGCCTGGATCAGCCATGCGGGTGGTCAAGGCTTGCTGTCGATCGCGCTCGGGCAATTGCCTCCGGTTTTTTCGTCGTTGGTGATTTTTCTCGAAGCCATTGTGGCGGCCCTGTTCGCCTGGGCGGTGCTCGGTGAAGCGGTGACCAGCGTGCAGGCGATTGGGGGCGCCTTCATCGTTCTCGGGATCTGGATCGCGCGTCCACGCACCCCCGCCGTAACCGAAACCTCAGGCGGTTCGTCGCTTCGCCATGTTGTCGACCAGGATCGCGTGTTCAAAGACGCAGAAATCAAATAA
- the pyk gene encoding pyruvate kinase — protein sequence MRRHRRVKILATLGPASSDRAMLAKLFEAGADIFRINMSHSTHDAMRDRIRMIRSLEADFGRPIGILVDLQGPKLRVGQFKDGGVELVKGATFVLDSDPTPGDIDRVHLPHPEILRALRPGHVMLIDDGKIKLHITESTPERSVAVVDVAGRISNRKGVSLPDTEIPVSAMTPKDRSDLDAALNEGVDWIAVSFVQRADDVAEVKKIARGRALVLAKIEKPQAIARLDEIIEASDALMVARGDLGVEMPLEKVPGLQKRITRMARRLGKPVVVATQMLESMISSPVPTRAEVSDVAQAVFEGADAIMLSAESASGQFPIEAVATMNRIAEEVECDPLYQTIISAQRTPPEATGADAIAYSTRTAAETLDLKAIVAWTSSGVTGLRIARERPSIPILALTPNIDAARGLSIVWGVHALVTDDARDVDDMALRACTASVDEGFASKGERIVIVAGVPFGSPGATNMMRLAFV from the coding sequence ATGAGACGCCACCGCCGTGTGAAGATCCTGGCGACATTGGGTCCTGCATCGTCCGATCGGGCCATGTTGGCCAAACTGTTCGAAGCCGGCGCCGACATCTTCCGCATCAACATGAGCCATTCGACGCATGATGCGATGCGCGATCGCATTCGAATGATTCGCTCGCTGGAAGCCGATTTCGGCCGCCCGATCGGGATTCTTGTCGATCTGCAAGGCCCCAAGCTTCGCGTCGGCCAGTTCAAGGACGGCGGGGTCGAGCTTGTGAAGGGCGCGACCTTTGTGCTCGACAGTGATCCCACGCCCGGCGACATTGATCGCGTTCACCTGCCGCATCCCGAGATCCTGCGGGCGCTACGGCCCGGCCATGTCATGTTGATCGATGACGGCAAGATCAAGCTGCACATCACCGAGTCCACGCCCGAGCGCTCGGTCGCGGTAGTCGATGTGGCGGGTCGGATCTCGAACCGGAAAGGGGTCAGCCTGCCCGATACGGAAATCCCGGTCTCCGCCATGACCCCGAAAGACCGCTCCGACCTTGACGCGGCTCTGAACGAGGGGGTCGATTGGATCGCCGTGTCGTTCGTGCAGCGGGCCGACGATGTGGCGGAGGTCAAGAAGATCGCGCGCGGCCGCGCCCTGGTGTTGGCCAAGATCGAGAAGCCGCAGGCGATCGCTCGCCTCGACGAAATCATCGAGGCGTCGGATGCTCTCATGGTGGCGCGCGGTGATCTCGGCGTCGAAATGCCGCTCGAAAAGGTGCCTGGTCTTCAAAAGCGCATCACCCGCATGGCGCGCCGCCTCGGCAAACCCGTGGTGGTCGCGACCCAGATGCTGGAATCGATGATCTCGTCCCCGGTGCCGACCCGCGCCGAAGTGTCGGACGTGGCGCAGGCCGTATTCGAGGGCGCCGATGCGATCATGCTGTCGGCCGAAAGCGCCTCGGGGCAATTCCCGATCGAAGCGGTCGCGACGATGAACCGGATTGCCGAGGAGGTCGAATGCGATCCCCTCTATCAGACCATCATCTCGGCGCAGCGTACCCCGCCTGAGGCGACCGGAGCCGATGCGATCGCCTACTCGACGCGGACGGCTGCCGAAACCCTCGACCTCAAGGCGATCGTGGCCTGGACGTCATCGGGCGTGACCGGGCTTCGCATCGCGCGCGAACGACCCAGCATCCCGATCCTCGCGCTCACCCCGAACATCGACGCCGCTCGCGGCCTGTCGATCGTCTGGGGCGTGCACGCGCTGGTGACCGACGATGCGCGGGACGTCGACGACATGGCCTTGCGGGCCTGCACGGCGTCGGTCGACGAGGGCTTTGCCTCGAAGGGCGAGCGCATCGTCATCGTGGCGGGCGTTCCATTCGGTTCGCCGGGTGCCACCAACATGATGCGTCTGGCTTTCGTCTAA
- a CDS encoding DUF1036 domain-containing protein codes for MNRFHLLALAGALAFGCPVAAHADFRLCNNTSSRVSIALAYTDGQAWLTEGWWNLKANVCETLLRGPLAAEYYYVYGMDEGGGEWKGKAFMCTRDHEFRIEGRQDCFVRGFDRTGFFEVDTGKDSKNWTVQLTDPVNPGAPKP; via the coding sequence ATGAATCGCTTTCACCTTCTGGCTCTCGCGGGCGCGCTTGCGTTCGGATGCCCTGTCGCCGCTCATGCGGACTTTCGCCTCTGCAACAACACATCGAGCCGGGTCTCGATCGCGCTCGCCTATACGGATGGGCAAGCGTGGCTGACCGAGGGTTGGTGGAACCTGAAAGCCAACGTCTGCGAGACGCTTTTGCGAGGTCCCCTGGCGGCTGAATATTACTACGTGTATGGCATGGACGAGGGTGGCGGCGAGTGGAAGGGTAAAGCCTTCATGTGCACGCGCGACCACGAGTTCCGGATCGAAGGCCGCCAGGATTGCTTCGTGCGCGGTTTCGATCGGACTGGCTTCTTCGAGGTCGATACCGGCAAGGATTCCAAGAACTGGACCGTGCAACTAACCGACCCGGTCAATCCCGGGGCGCCTAAACCCTAA
- a CDS encoding porin — MTLLFRMILAGPLLLLCPITAGAAERSPLKASAILPLEDCAGFGIAIPGSSTCLRFSGDVRAETIVRPRTAPSKLTGRDLTHSRVEGRINLDARAPTEFGPIRAYASVRVPHSSAPDLVAR; from the coding sequence ATGACACTCCTGTTCCGCATGATCTTAGCCGGGCCTCTGCTTCTGCTCTGCCCCATCACGGCCGGAGCGGCGGAGCGCAGCCCGCTCAAGGCCTCGGCGATCCTGCCGCTTGAGGATTGTGCCGGATTTGGCATCGCGATCCCTGGGAGTTCGACCTGCCTGCGTTTTTCAGGCGACGTTCGAGCCGAGACGATCGTGCGCCCTCGCACCGCGCCATCGAAACTCACAGGACGGGATCTTACCCATAGCCGCGTTGAGGGACGGATCAATCTCGACGCCCGCGCGCCGACGGAGTTCGGTCCGATCCGGGCCTATGCGTCGGTCCGGGTCCCGCATTCGAGCGCGCCCGATCTCGTGGCGCGCTGA
- a CDS encoding aspartate-semialdehyde dehydrogenase, producing the protein MSFRVAVVGATGNVGREILDILAERAFPISEVVALASSRSLGTEVSFGDKTLKCKVLDNFDFSKTDICLMSAGGEISKAWSQKIGQQGCVVIDNSSAWRMHADVPLIVPEVNADAIKGFSKLNIIANPNCSTAQLVVALKPLHDKAKIKRVVVATYQSVSGAGKEAMDELFAQTRAVFVSDALETRKFPKRIAFNVIPQIDVFMEDGSTKEEWKMMVETKKILDPKIKLSATCVRVPVFIGHSEAINIEFENPISAEEARDILREAPGCLVIDKHEPGGYMTPHEAAGEDATYISRIREDPTVENGLSLWCVSDNLRKGAALNAVQIAEVLVNRKLITPKQASAA; encoded by the coding sequence ATGAGTTTTAGGGTCGCCGTCGTCGGCGCCACCGGCAATGTCGGACGCGAAATTCTCGACATCCTGGCCGAGCGGGCCTTTCCGATCAGCGAGGTCGTGGCGCTCGCGTCCAGCCGTTCGCTCGGAACAGAGGTGTCGTTCGGCGACAAGACCCTGAAATGCAAGGTGCTGGACAATTTCGATTTCTCCAAGACCGACATTTGCCTGATGTCCGCCGGTGGTGAAATCTCCAAGGCCTGGTCGCAGAAAATCGGCCAGCAAGGGTGTGTCGTCATCGACAATTCCTCCGCGTGGCGGATGCATGCCGATGTCCCATTGATCGTGCCGGAGGTGAATGCCGACGCCATCAAGGGGTTCAGCAAGCTCAACATCATCGCCAACCCGAATTGCTCGACCGCGCAACTCGTCGTCGCGCTCAAGCCGCTGCACGACAAGGCCAAGATCAAGCGCGTCGTCGTCGCCACCTACCAGTCCGTTTCTGGCGCCGGCAAGGAAGCGATGGACGAACTCTTCGCGCAGACCCGCGCCGTCTTCGTGTCGGATGCTCTCGAAACCAGGAAGTTCCCGAAGCGCATCGCCTTCAACGTCATTCCGCAAATCGACGTCTTCATGGAAGACGGCTCGACCAAGGAAGAGTGGAAGATGATGGTCGAGACCAAGAAGATCCTCGATCCCAAGATCAAGTTGAGCGCCACCTGTGTCCGCGTGCCGGTGTTCATCGGCCATTCGGAGGCCATCAACATTGAGTTCGAGAACCCGATCTCGGCCGAAGAGGCGCGGGACATTCTGCGCGAAGCACCGGGATGCCTCGTGATCGACAAGCACGAGCCCGGCGGCTACATGACCCCGCACGAGGCGGCCGGCGAGGATGCGACATATATCTCGCGCATCCGCGAAGACCCGACGGTCGAGAACGGCCTTTCGCTCTGGTGCGTCTCCGACAACTTGCGGAAAGGCGCGGCTCTGAATGCCGTGCAGATCGCCGAGGTGCTGGTGAACCGCAAGCTCATCACCCCGAAGCAAGCCAGCGCGGCTTGA
- a CDS encoding SRPBCC domain-containing protein, with product MSTIESAIDINADASAVWSVLTDFLRYKDWNPFLTAVDGVATVGDIVTVHIKILGAPSVPVRAEIVTVRPEAELMWRSHFIATGLFDRDHVMRIARTEGGCTVTQVQTFGGPFAAFASLVTEQAVKSGLSDMNKALKARAEAGA from the coding sequence CACGATCGAATCCGCCATCGACATCAACGCCGATGCTTCTGCGGTCTGGTCCGTGCTGACGGACTTTCTGCGCTATAAGGACTGGAATCCGTTCCTGACCGCGGTGGACGGCGTCGCGACAGTCGGCGACATCGTGACGGTTCACATCAAGATCCTCGGCGCTCCGTCGGTACCGGTCCGGGCCGAGATCGTCACGGTGAGGCCCGAGGCTGAGCTGATGTGGCGGAGCCATTTTATCGCGACGGGCCTCTTCGATCGCGATCACGTGATGCGGATTGCGCGGACCGAGGGTGGCTGCACGGTCACGCAGGTCCAGACGTTTGGTGGTCCGTTTGCCGCCTTTGCGAGTCTTGTGACCGAGCAGGCCGTGAAAAGCGGCTTGAGCGACATGAATAAGGCGCTGAAGGCCCGCGCCGAAGCGGGCGCTTGA
- a CDS encoding TetR/AcrR family transcriptional regulator — protein MQAENTSSEETKTTKRRRGGRPSVEQVGEVDRRILDAAHRLFLRLGFEAASCEQIAVEAGAGKASIYARYANKEELFAAVVRRNVEGSLTPSGEVPLDLPLHARLRAVGHSILTHALRPEIVAFMRVVMTTAYRLPDLTVLTDRIGRDRGVRRIAEAIVGDASHEADAIEAAMPVAAKFIEITFVPHQMRALVGDDPGTLEADALRRVDEAIHLLSKGGWLDRWESPA, from the coding sequence ATGCAAGCGGAAAATACCTCCTCAGAAGAAACCAAGACCACCAAGCGGCGCCGAGGTGGCCGACCCTCCGTCGAGCAGGTTGGCGAGGTGGATCGACGGATCTTGGACGCCGCCCATCGTCTTTTTCTGCGTCTCGGGTTCGAGGCGGCAAGTTGCGAGCAGATCGCGGTCGAGGCCGGCGCCGGCAAAGCCAGCATCTACGCGCGCTATGCCAACAAGGAAGAGCTGTTCGCCGCTGTCGTGCGTCGCAATGTCGAGGGCTCACTGACGCCGTCGGGCGAGGTTCCGCTCGATCTCCCTCTGCACGCACGCTTACGTGCGGTGGGACATAGCATCCTGACCCATGCGCTTCGCCCCGAAATCGTGGCCTTCATGCGGGTCGTCATGACGACAGCCTATCGTCTTCCCGATCTCACGGTCTTGACGGACCGGATCGGACGGGATCGAGGCGTTCGTCGGATCGCCGAAGCGATCGTCGGTGATGCGTCGCACGAGGCCGACGCCATCGAAGCCGCGATGCCGGTCGCGGCGAAATTCATCGAGATCACCTTCGTGCCGCACCAGATGCGTGCGCTCGTCGGCGATGATCCGGGGACGTTGGAGGCGGACGCGCTCCGCCGGGTCGATGAGGCGATTCATCTTCTGTCGAAGGGCGGCTGGCTCGATCGGTGGGAATCGCCTGCGTGA